The following are encoded in a window of Amblyraja radiata isolate CabotCenter1 chromosome 7, sAmbRad1.1.pri, whole genome shotgun sequence genomic DNA:
- the arl4c gene encoding ADP-ribosylation factor-like protein 4C: MGNSFSNVSAFQSLHIVMLGLDSAGKTTVLYRLKFNEFVNTVPTIGFNTERIRLGNGSAKGISCHFWDVGGQEKLRPLWKSYSRCTDGIIYVVDSVDVERLEEARSELHKITRISENQGTPLLVIANKQDLPKSLPVSELEKQLALHELSPSTTWYVQPACAIIGEGLHEGMDKLCEMIVKKRKALRQKKKR; encoded by the coding sequence ATGGGCAACAGTTTCTCCAACGTCTCGGCTTTCCAGTCGCTACACATCGTCATGCTGGGGCTGGACTCGGCGGGGAAGACCACCGTCTTGTACCGGCTGAAATTCAACGAGTTCGTCAACACCGTTCCCACCATCGGCTTCAACACGGAGAGGATCCGCTTGGGCAACGGCTCGGCCAAGGGCATCAGCTGCCACTTCTGGGACGTGGGCGGCCAGGAGAAGCTGCGGCCCCTCTGGAAGTCCTACAGCCGCTGCACCGACGGCATCATCTACGTGGTGGACTCGGTGGACGTGGAGAGGCTGGAGGAGGCTAGGAGCGAGctgcacaagatcaccaggatctcGGAGAACCAAGGCACTCCGCTGCTGGTGATCGCCAACAAGCAGGACCTGCCCAAGTCGCTGCCGGTGTCCGAACTAGAGAAGCAACTGGCGCTGCACGAACTCAGCCCGTCCACCACCTGGTATGTCCAGCCGGCCTGCGCTATCATCGGCGAGGGGCTGCACgaaggcatggacaagttgtgcgAGATGATCGTAAAGAAGAGGAAAGCCCTGCGGCAGAAGAAGAAGCGGTGA